In Torulaspora delbrueckii CBS 1146 chromosome 1, complete genome, one genomic interval encodes:
- the ACC1 gene encoding acetyl-CoA carboxylase ACC1 (similar to Saccharomyces cerevisiae HFA1 (YMR207C) and ACC1 (YNR016C); ancestral locus Anc_6.311) yields the protein MSEENLFEVSGSEMTDYSQKHAKLAPHFLGYRNVNSTEDSPLKNFVKSHGGHTIISKVLIANNGIAAVKEIRSVRKWAYETFGNERAVQFVAMATPEDLEANAEYIRMADQYVEVPGGTNNNNYANVDLIVDIAERADVDAVWAGWGHASENPLLPESLARSKRKVIFIGPPGSAMRSLGDKISSTIVAQHAKVPCIPWSGTGVDQVFVDEETNLVSVQDDVYQKGCCSSPEDGLAKAKEIGFPIMIKASEGGGGKGIRKVEREEDFISLYHQAANEIPGSPIFIMKLAGKARHLEVQLLADQYGTNISLFGRDCSVQRRHQKIIEEAPVTIAKPDTFSEMERAAVRLGKLVGYVSAGTVEYLYSHDDDKFYFLELNPRLQVEHPTTEMVSGVNLPAAQLQIAMGIPMHRIKDIRLLYGLNPHTATPIDFEFKSEESLKVQRKPIPKGHCTACRITSEDPNEGFKPSGGSLHDLNFRSSSNVWGYFSVGNNGGIHSFSDSQFGHIFAFGENRQASRKHMVVALKELSIRGDFRTTVEYLIKLLETEDFEENTITTGWLDDLISQKMTAEKPDPTLAVICGAATKAFIASEAARQEYINSLKRGQVPAKTLLQTMFPVEFIHDSKRYKFTVAKSADDRYTLFINGSKCEVRARKLSDGGLLIAVGGNSHTIYWKEEVAATRLSVDSMTTLLEVENDPTQLRTPSPGKLVKFIVENGDHVVAGQPYAEVEVMKMQMPLIAQESGVVQLLKQPGSTIAAGDIIAILSLDDPSKVKHALPFEGMLPDLGAPSIEGTKPAYKFKSLVTTLENILNGYDNQVIMNASLQQLIEVLRDPKLPYSEWKMQISALHSRLPAQLDEQLEQLVDRSAKRSAIFPARQLSKLMEGALKQKDAGLLSTVMEPLLDITSRYANGLAAHEHSVFVKFLEEYYNVEKLFNGPNVREENVILKLRDENIDNLEKVVLIVLSHSKVSAKNNLILAILKHYQPLCKISSDVAATISVPLQHIVELQSKATAKVALQAREILIQGALPSVKERTEQIEHILKSSVVQASYGATKPKRTEPNMEVLKDLIDSNYVVFDVLTQFLSYSDPAVAAAAAEVYVRRAYRAYTIGDVQVHTNTSNPICEWKFQLPSAAFTAIPQMKSKLGMNRAMSVSDLTYTADSQSSPSRTGILVSAEHLDDVDDVLSQSLEIIPRASSSASGPAPDRSGSTQSLSNVANIYVNSTDGFESEESVLKRLTEILETSKQELISSAIRRITFMFGYSDGSYPKYYTFKGPAYDEDQTIRHIEPALAFQLELGRMSNFNIKSIFTENRNIHVYEAVGKTSPLDKRFFTRGIIRTGRIRDDISIQEYLTSEANRLMSDILDNLEIIDTSNSDLNHIFINFSAVFDVSPEDVEAAFGGFLQRFGKRLLRLRIASAEIRIIIKDPKTETPVPLRALINNVSGYVVKTELYTEVKNAKGDWVFKSLGKPGSMHLRPIATPYPVKEWLQPKRYKAHLMGTTYVYDFPELFHQAAISQWEKYSSEAKISDDFFIANELIEDENGELTEVDREPGANAIGMVAFKITVKTPEYPRGRQFVVVANDITFKIGSFGPQEDEFFNKVTEYARKRGIPRIYLSANSGARIGIAEELVPLFQVAWKDPSDSTKGFDYLYLNSENLEELKKYGKEQSVVTERIVEGGEERHVIKAVIGADDGLGVECLKGSGLIAGATSKAYHDIFTVTLVTCRSVGIGAYLVRLGQRAIQIEGQPIILTGAPAINKVLGREVYSSNLQLGGTQIMYNNGVSHLTAADDLAAVERIMEWLSYVPAKRNMPVPILETEDKWDREIDFVPHKDEPYDVRWMIAGRDSEEGFESGLFDKGSFFETLSGWAKGVVVGRARLGGIPLGIIAVETKMVENLIPADPANPDSTESLVQEAGQVWYPNSAFKTAQAINDFNYGEQLPLMILANWRGFSGGQRDMYNEVLKYGSFIVDALVDYKQPIMIYIPPTGELRGGSWVVVDPAINPEQMEMYADVESRAGVLEPAGMVGVKYRREKLLGTMARLDPTYKQLKQKLADSSLSSEEHQEISKKLAAREQLLSPIYSQISVQFADLHDRSTRMLAKGVIRRELHWREARRFFFWRLRRRLNEEYLIKRLDAELPLASRLEKIARLRSWYPASVDHENDRQVATWIEENYQLLDEHLKSLKLESFAQGLAKSLRSDHDNVINGLSEVLKMLSTEDKEKISKSLK from the coding sequence ATGAGTGAAGAAAACCTTTTTGAAGTGTCTGGTAGTGAAATGACAGACTATTCTCAGAAACACGCCAAGCTGGCGCCGCATTTTCTAGGGTACCGTAATGTAAATTCTACCGAGGATTCACCTTTAAAgaattttgtcaaatcCCATGGTGGTCATACTATCATATCGAAAGTGCTGATTGCCAATAACGGTATAGCCGCAGTCAAAGAGATTCGTTCCGTAAGGAAATGGGCCTATGAGACTTTTGGCAATGAAAGAGCTGTTCAATTCGTTGCAATGGCTACAccagaagatttggaagctAACGCTGAATATATAAGGATGGCCGATCAGTACGTCGAAGTACCAGGTGGTacaaacaacaacaactacGCAAACGTCGATCTGATCGTCGATATCGCTGAGAGAGCTGATGTCGATGCCGTCTGGGCAGGTTGGGGTCACGCATCGGAAAATCCTCTACTACCGGAAAGTTTGGCTAGATCCAAGAGGAAAGTTATCTTTATCGGTCCACCAGGTTCTGCCATGAGATCTTTGGGTGACAAGATTTCATCCACTATCGTCGCCCAACACGCTAAAGTACCATGTATCCCATGGTCAGGTACTGGTGTCGATCAAGTTTttgtcgatgaagaaaccaatTTAGTCTCTGTGCAAGATGATGTTTATCAAAAGGGTTGTTGCTCCTCTCCAGAAGATGGTTTAGCAAAAGCCAAGGAAATTGGTTTCCCAATTATGATCAAAGCCTCTGaaggtggtggtggtaaagGTATCAGAAAAGTTGAACGTGAAGAGGACTTTATCTCCTTGTACCACCAAGCAGCAAACGAAATTCCAGGTTCTCCAATCTTTATTATGAAGTTGGCCGGTAAGGCACGTCATTTGGAAGTTCAATTATTGGCTGATCAATATGGTACCAACATTTCTTTGTTTGGTCGTGATTGTTCCGTGCAAAGACGTCACCaaaaaatcattgaagaagctccTGTTACCATCGCTAAACCGGACACTTTCTCGGAGATGGAAAGAGCCGCTGTCAGATTGGGTAAATTGGTCGGCTACGTCTCTGCTGGTACTGTCGAGTACCTGTATTCTcatgatgatgataaattttATTTCTTGGAGTTGAACCCAAGATTGCAAGTCGAGCATCCAACCACTGAAATGGTTTCTGGTGTTAACTTGCCTGCAGCTCAATTACAAATTGCTATGGGTATCCCAATGCATAGAATTAAAGATATTAGACTGCTATACGGTTTGAACCCACATACCGCTACTCCAATCGATTTTGAGTTCAAATCagaagaatctttgaaggttcAAAGAAAGCCAATTCCAAAGGGTCACTGTACGGCTTGTCGTATCACTTCTGAAGATCCAAACGAAGGTTTCAAGCCATCTGGTGGTTCCTTGCACGATTTGAACTTCcgttcatcttcaaatgttTGGGGTTATTTCTCGGTTGGTAATAATGGTGGAATCCACTCTTTCTCAGACTCCCAATTCGGTCATATCTTCGCTTTTGGTGAAAATAGGCAAGCGTCTAGAAAGCACATGGTTGTTGCTCTGAAAGAATTATCCATTAGAGGTGATTTCAGGACTACTGTCGAATATTTAATTAAGCTTCTAGAGACcgaagattttgaagagaatacCATCACCACCGGTTGGTTAGATGATTTGATCTCTCAAAAGATGACCGCTGAGAAGCCAGATCCAACTTTGGCTGTTATTTGTGGTGCCGCTACTAAGGCCTTTATCGCTTCTGAAGCTGCTCGTCAAGAGTACATTAACTCTCTGAAGAGAGGTCAAGTTCCAGCAAAGACCTTACTACAAACCATGTTCCCAGTTGAATTTATCCACGATAGCAAGAGATACAAGTTTACTGTGGCCAAGTCTGCTGATGATCGTTACACTCTGTTCATCAATGGTTCGAAATGTGAAGTACGTGCTCGTAAACTTTCTGATGGTGGTCTTTTGATCGCTGTTGGTGGTAACTCTCACACTATCTACTGGAAGGAGGAAGTTGCTGCCACTAGGCTGTCTGTCGACTCCATGACTACTTTGTTGGAAGTCGAGAACGATCCAACCCAGCTACGTACTCCATCCCCAGGTAAACTGGTCAAGTTCATCGTCGAGAATGGTGATCATGTCGTCGCTGGTCAACCTTACGCTGAAGTTGAAGTCATGAAGATGCAAATGCCTTTGATTGCACAGGAAAGTGGTGTTGTTCAACTCCTAAAGCAACCTGGTTCTACTATTGCCGCTGGTGATATAATCGCCATCTTGAGTTTGGACGATCCATCCAAGGTGAAGCACGCTCTACCTTTCGAAGGAATGCTTCCAGACTTAGGTGCTCCAAGCATTGAAGGTACTAAGCCAGCTTACAAGTTCAAGTCATTGGTCACTACTTTGGAAAACATCTTGAATGGTTACGATAACCAAGTTATCATGAATGCATCTCTAcaacaattgattgaagTTTTGAGAGATCCAAAACTACCATACTCTGAATGGAAAATGCAAATTTCTGCTCTACATTCTAGATTGCCAGCCCAACTTGATGAGCAACTAGAGCAATTGGTCGACAGATCGGCCAAACGTTCGGCTATTTTCCCAGCAAGACAGTTATCTAAACTTATGGAAGGTGCTTTGAAGCAAAAAGATGCTGGTTTGCTGAGTACTGTTATGGAACCACTTTTGGACATTACCAGCCGTTACGCTAACGGTCTGGCTGCTCATGAGCACTCTGTCTTTGTCAAATTCCTAGAAGAGTACTACAATGTTGAGAAATTGTTCAACGGTCCAAATGTTCGTGAAGAGAATGTGATCTTAAAGCTTCGTGATGAAAACATAGACAACTTAGAAAAGGTGGTCCtgattgttctttctcacTCTAAAGTCTCtgcaaagaacaatttgattttggcAATTCTAAAGCACTACCAACCTTTGTGTAAAATCTCTTCTGATGTTGCTGCTACTATCTCTGTTCCATTGCAACACATTGTCGAATTGCAATCCAAGGCTACCGCCAAGGTTGCTTTGCAAGCAAGAGAGATCTTGATTCAAGGTGCTTTGCCATCCGTCAAGGAAAGAACCGAGCAGATCGAACACATTCTGAAATCTTCAGTGGTTCAAGCTTCTTACGGTGCCACAAAGCCAAAGCGTACTGAGCCAAACATGGAAGTTCTAAAGGATTTGATCGATTCTAACTACGTTGTGTTCGATGTCTTGACCCAATTCTTGAGCTATTCTGATCCTGCTGTCGCTGCCGCTGCCGCTGAAGTCTATGTCCGTAGAGCTTACAGAGCGTACACCATCGGTGACGTTCAAGTTCATACCAACACTAGTAACCCCATCTGTGAGTGGAAATTCCAATTACCATCAGCTGCTTTCACCGCAATCCCTCAAATGAAATCTAAGCTTGGTATGAACAGAGCTATGTCCGTATCTGATTTGACTTACACAGCTGATAGCCAAAGCTctccttcaagaactggTATCTTGGTTTCCGCTGAGCATCTGGATGATGTTGACGATGTCTTGTCTCAAAGTCTAGAAATCATCCCaagagcttcttcttctgccaGTGGTCCAGCTCCAGACAGATCTGGTAGTACCCAATCTTTGAGTAACGTTGCCAACATCTACGTCAACTCTACCGACGGTTTCGAATCGGAAGAAAGTgtgttgaagagattgactGAAATCTTAGAAACTAGCAAACAGGAGTTGATCTCTTCTGCTATCCGTCGTATCACCTTTATGTTCGGTTACAGTGATGGTTCTTATCCAAAGTACTACACTTTCAAGGGCCCAGCTTACGACGAAGATCAAACTATTCGTCACATCGAACCCGCGCTGGCTTTCCAACTAGAATTAGGAAGAATGTCAAACTTCAACATTAAGTCGATCTTCACTGAAAACAGAAACATCCATGTCTACGAGGCTGTTGGTAAGACTTCTCCACTTGATaagagatttttcaccagaGGTATCATCAGAACTGGCCGTATCCGCGATGATATTTCCATTCAAGAATACTTGACTTCGGAAGCCAACAGATTGATGAGTGACATTTTGGACAACTTGGAAATCATCGATACTTCTAACTCTGACTTGAatcatatcttcatcaacttctcTGCAGTCTTTGATGTCTCTCCAGAAGATGTTGAGGCTGCCTTCGGTGGTTTCTTACAGAGATTCGGTAAGAGATTACTAAGACTGAGAATTGCTTCTGCTGAAATCCGTATCATAATCAAGGACCCAAAAACTGAAACTCCTGTTCCTTTGCGTGCCTTGATTAATAACGTCTCTGGTTACGTTGTCAAGACTGAGCTATACACTGAAGTCAAGAACGCTAAGGGTGACTGGGTATTCAAGTCCCTCGGTAAGCCAGGTTCCATGCATCTAAGACCAATTGCAACTCCATACCCAGTCAAAGAATGGTTGCAACCAAAGCGTTACAAGGCCCACTTGATGGGAACTACTTACGTTTACGATTTCCCAGAACTATTCCACCAGGCGGCTATTTCTCAATGGGAGAAATACTCTTCTGAGGCCAAAATTTCCGATGACTTCTTCATTGCAAACGAACTgatcgaagatgaaaatggtgaattgaCCGAAGTTGACCGTGAACCTGGTGCCAATGCCATCGGTATGGTTGCCTTCAAGATCACTGTGAAGACTCCAGAATATCCTCGTGGCCGtcaatttgttgttgtCGCAAACGATATCactttcaagattggtTCTTTCGGTcctcaagaagatgagttcttcaacaagGTTACCGAGTACGCAAGAAAGCGCGGTATCCCAAGAATCTACCTATCAGCCAACTCTGGTGCTAGAATCGGTAtcgctgaagaattggTCCCATTATTCCAAGTTGCTTGGAAAGATCCATCTGACTCAACGAAGGGTTTTGACTACTTGTATTTGAACTCCGAgaatttggaagagttgaagaaatacGGTAAGGAACAATCTGTTGTTACTGAACGTATTGTTGAAGGCGGTGAAGAGAGACACGTCATCAAAGCAGTCATCGGTGCTGATGATGGTTTAGGTGTTGAGTGTTTGAAGGGTTCTGGTTTGATTGCTGGTGCCACTTCCAAAGCTTACCACGACATTTTCACTGTGACTTTGGTCACCTGTAGATCTGTCGGTATTGGTGCCTACTTGGTTAGGTTGGGTCAAAGAGCCatccaaattgaaggtCAACCAATCATCTTGACCGGTGCTCCCGCTATCAACAAGGTTTTGGGTAGAGAGGTTTACTCCTCCAACTTGCAACTTGGTGGTACTCAGATCATGTACAACAATGGTGTCTCTCATTTGACCGCAGCAGATGATTTGGCAGCCGTTGAGAGAATTATGGAATGGTTATCTTATGTTCCAGCTAAACGTAACATGCCAGTGCCAATCTTGGAGACCGAAGACAAATGGGACAGAGAAATCGATTTTGTTCCACATAAGGATGAACCTTATGATGTCAGATGGATGATCGCTGGTCGCGATTCTGAAGAAGGCTTCGAGTCTGGTTTGTTCGATAAGggttctttcttcgaaactTTGTCTGGATGGGCAAAGGGTGTTGTCGTCGGTAGAGCTCGTTTGGGTGGTATTCCATTAGGTATTATCGCTGTTGAAACCAAGATGGTTGAGAACTTGATTCCTGCTGATCCAGCCAACCCAGATTCTACTGAATCATTGGTCCAAGAAGCTGGTCAAGTTTGGTATCCAAACTCTGCTTTCAAGACCGCTCAAGCTATCAATGACTTCAACTATGGTGAGCAATTACCATTGATGATACTTGCCAACTGGAGAGGTTTCTCTGGTGGTCAACGTGATATGTACaatgaagttttgaagtACGGTTCCTTCATTGTTGACGCCTTGGTTGACTATAAGCAACCTATCATGATTTACATTCCGCCAACTGGTGAATTGAGAGGTGGTTCCTGGGTCGTTGTTGATCCAGCCATCAACCCTGAACAGATGGAAATGTACGCTGACGTTGAATCTAGAGCTGGTGTCTTGGAACCTGCCGGTATGGTTGGTGTCAAGTACCGTAGAGAGAAACTACTAGGCACTATGGCCAGATTGGATCCAACTtacaagcaattgaagcaAAAACTTGCTGATTCTTCCTTATCCAGCGAAGaacatcaagaaatttccaagaaattggctGCTCGTGAGCAATTGCTATCTCCAATCTATAGTCAAATCAGTGTCCAATTTGCCGACTTGCATGACAGATCCACTCGTATGTTGGCCAAGGGTGTAATCAGAAGAGAATTGCACTGGAGAGAAGCTCGtcgcttcttcttctggagATTGAGACGTAGATTGAACGAAGAGTACTTGATCAAGAGACTTGACGCAGAACTGCCATTAGCATCCAGACTAGAGAAGATTGCTAGACTACGGTCATGGTACCCAGCATCTGTTGATCACGAAAATGACCGACAAGTTGCCACCTGGATTGAGGAAAACTACCAGTTACTAGATGAACacttgaaatctttgaaattggaatCATTCGCTCAAGGGTTGGCTAAGTCACTAAGAAGTGACCACGACAACGTTATCAATGGCCTATCTGAGgtcttgaagatgttgtCCACTGAGGACAAGGAGAAGATCTCCAAGAGTCTGAAATAA
- the RRT12 gene encoding Rrt12p (similar to Saccharomyces cerevisiae YCR045C; ancestral locus Anc_6.313) produces MRWVFWLLAASFLTQSSFAEEYLIRFKTPDAFKLFMNFKSARLQSIKSFFDCKVRRTFSFGSFRALSIDVPRDLVDRIRRSPLVAEVVPNIQFVAYDEHDFEGWNFNSRFIRRQRGAPRHLSRLSRRSQLPYDFEEEDDNYEGSFNYYYDNKHRGDGINAYIIDTGIYKEHAEFGGRAVFGEDLTGEGPGDGNGHGTHVAGIVGSSKYGVAKDITLVEVKALTAKGQGNLTTVISAMEFAVNHCRSSEGKGCVINLSLGAIRNSVINQAVKAAHEAGIVVVVAAGNSNINACLNSPASAPEAITVGAFDDRTDSIAKFSNWGSCVDIFAPGVRVKSLASAPHLKPILFSGTSMASPSITGLAAILLDEGVPYDKIKDYILKMATNDVFQRRTLVFKPGTPNRVAFNGVKKNDDKFSNAVYPVVDLDLLIEDLKDSQ; encoded by the coding sequence ATGAGATGGGTTTTTTGGCTGCTGGCAGCTTCATTTTTGACTCAGTCTTCATTTGCAGAAGAGTATTTAATTAGGTTTAAGACACCGGATGCTTTTAAATTATTCATGAATTTTAAATCGGCTAGGTTGCAGTCTATCAAGTCGTTCTTTGACTGTAAGGTGCGCCGGACATTTTCTTTTGGTTCGTTTCGGGCTCTTTCGATTGATGTGCCCAGGGATCTGGTCGACAGGATTCGGCGCAGTCCTTTAGTGGCGGAAGTAGTTCCTAATATACAGTTTGTTGCATACGATGAACACGATTTTGAAGGGTGGAATTTTAACTCTAGATTTATTAGACGTCAACGAGGTGCCCCAAGGCATTTATCGCGACTATCTCGTCGTTCTCAGTTGCCGTACGATTTtgaggaagaggatgataatTATGAAGGCAGTTTTAATTATTATTACGATAATAAACATCGAGGTGATGGGATCAATGCTTATATAATCGACACGGGTATTTACAAAGAGCATGCGGAGTTCGGCGGAAGAGCAGTTTTTGGTGAGGATCTAACGGGCGAAGGTCCAGGTGATGGAAACGGTCATGGTACACACGTAGCAGGAATCGTCGGTTCGAGCAAGTATGGAGTAGCGAAAGATATTACATTGGTGGAAGTGAAGGCATTGACCGCAAAGGGTCAGGGAAATTTAACCACGGTGATCAGCGCAATGGAATTCGCCGTCAATCATTGCAGATCATCGGAGGGGAAAGGTTGCGTTATCAACCTAAGCTTGGGAGCTATAAGAAATTCGGTTATAAACCAGGCTGTAAAGGCGGCTCACGAGGCAGGAATTGTCGTTGTAGTAGCAGCCGGCAATTCGAATATCAACGCCTGTCTAAACAGCCCCGCTTCAGCGCCCGAAGCCATCACTGTTGGTGCTTTCGACGATAGAACAGACTCAATTGCTAAATTCAGTAATTGGGGTTCCTGTGTCGACATTTTTGCCCCAGGCGTTAGAGTCAAATCGCTGGCGAGTGCGCCACATCTCAAaccaattctcttctcGGGAACTTCAATGGCTTCACCCAGTATCACCGGCCTGGCAGCGATCCTGCTCGATGAAGGTGTACCATACGATAAGATCAAGGATTATATATTGAAAATGGCTACCAATGAcgtttttcaaagacgaACGCTAGTGTTCAAACCCGGGACTCCAAACCGTGTGGCATTCAACGGtgtcaagaagaacgaTGATAAGTTCAGCAACGCCGTGTACCCCGTAGTAGATCTCGATCTTTTAAtcgaagatttgaaagatagTCAATGA
- the RCF2 gene encoding Rcf2p (similar to Saccharomyces cerevisiae YNR018W; ancestral locus Anc_6.314), with the protein MKILTSEEIEAHRYHTLAGGVKGAIAGLIISGAIFKFAPMRYPKFNPKAMTWSVKTATFIMPPVVLTAICAENASTRFDEMMYGSGAESSQALEEHKRWKNLSMTNKMVESLSNNKYKIITGLWAASLWGSWVIVNRDKIMTKTQKAVQARMYAQFITVALLLASMGLSMYEQNLNPDKQKQTEQRRWDKLIEEAEREEKAESERSATGFKTNQDRVNAKIYKYD; encoded by the coding sequence ATGAAGATCCTTAcatctgaagaaattgaagctcatAGATACCACACCTTGGCTGGTGGTGTGAAAGGTGCCATTGCTGGGCTAATCATATCTGGAGctatcttcaaatttgcTCCAATGAGATACCCAAAATTCAATCCAAAAGCTATGACCTGGTCCGTTAAGACTGCTACGTTCATCATGCCACCAGTTGTGCTGACGGCTATTTGCGCTGAAAATGCTTCTACCAGATTCGATGAGATGATGTATGGCTCTGGTGCTGAATCCTCGCAGGCCCTAGAAGAACACAAGAGATGGAAAAACCTATCGATGACGAATAAGATGGTCGAGTCTCTATCGAATAACAAGTACAAGATTATCACCGGTCTTTGGGCTGCCTCCCTATGGGGATCATGGGTCATTGTTAACAGAGACAAGATTATGACCAAGACTCAAAAGGCTGTGCAGGCAAGAATGTACGCTCAATTTATCACCGTGGCTCTATTGTTGGCCTCTATGGGGTTGAGTATGTACGAACAAAACTTGAACCCAGACAAGCAGAAGCAAACTGAACAACGTCGTTGGGATAAGCTTATCGAAGAGGCTGAAAGAGAGGAAAAAGCCGAGAGCGAAAGATCTGCTACTGGTTTCAAGACTAACCAGGACAGAGTCAATGCCAAGATTTATAAATACGATTAA
- the BUD23 gene encoding 18S rRNA (guanine1575-N7)-methyltransferase (similar to Saccharomyces cerevisiae BUD23 (YCR047C); ancestral locus Anc_6.316), whose product MSRPEDLAPPEVFYNESESQKYTSSTRVQHIQAKMTLRALELLNVPPCSFVLDIGCGSGLSGEILTEEYGHVWCGLDISPSMLATGLTRDVEGDLMLQDMGQGIPFRAGSFDAAISISAIQWLCNADTSYNDPRQRLMRFFNSLYASLRKGGKFVAQFYPKNDDQVDQILHSAKVAGFSGGLVIDDPESKKNKKYYLVLSAGTPNATDQQVNLQGVVMDQQEPLMKNKRAKNQKESSKTFILRKKELMKRRGRKVAKDSKFTGRKRRPRF is encoded by the coding sequence ATGTCCCGTCCAGAAGATCTGGCACCGCCAGAGGTGTTTTACAATGAATCAGAGTCTCAAAAATATACTTCCTCAACCAGAGTGCAGCACATTCAGGCAAAGATGACCCTTCGGGCGTTGGAGTTGTTGAACGTCCCACCTTGTTCATTTGTGCTGGATATAGGTTGCGGATCCGGACTCAGTGGTGAGATCTTGACCGAAGAATACGGCCATGTATGGTGTGGACTGGACATATCGCCCAGTATGCTGGCAACAGGGCTCACACGAGACGTGGAGGGAGACTTGATGCTGCAGGATATGGGTCAAGGTATACCATTCCGTGCAGGCAGTTTCGATGCAGCAATCAGTATTAGTGCAATCCAATGGTTATGTAATGCTGATACTTCCTACAACGATCCTCGTCAGCGTCTAATgcgatttttcaactctcTTTACGCATCTCTGAGGAAAGGAGGTAAATTCGTGGCCCAATTTTATccaaagaatgatgatCAAGTGGACCAGATTCTACACTCAGCCAAAGTGGCCGGTTTCAGCGGTGGTTTGGTGATTGACGACCCAGAATCGAAGAAAAACAAGAAGTATTACTTGGTGCTCAGTGCAGGCACACCAAATGCCACAGATCAGCAAGTCAATTTGCAAGGTGTTGTAATGGACCAACAGGAGCCTTtaatgaagaacaaaaggGCTAAAAACCAAAAAGAGTCCAGCAAGACATTTATTCTGCGGAAGAAAGAGCTAATGAAGCGTAGGGGTCGGAAAGTGGCCAAAGACTCCAAGTTCACAGGTAGAAAGAGAAGACCGAGGTTTTAA
- the IMG1 gene encoding mitochondrial 54S ribosomal protein bL19m (similar to Saccharomyces cerevisiae IMG1 (YCR046C); ancestral locus Anc_6.315): MLKNFVSPLAPRALTRNYQVVSTVRKVIPVYPPVEKIQKANIVQTLAKKDLDTKLDPSGWRRKLVGKSPKDSISAGDVVRVVYDSKKCSYDNFVGYVLAVNRKNLIQDASLQLRNQISKTAVEATIPIFSPLIERIDILRKADSRRKRNRHYYIRGTKLDVGDLEASLRKKR; encoded by the coding sequence ATGTTAAAGAACTTTGTATCCCCCTTGGCTCCCAGAGCTTTAACAAGGAACTACCAGGTTGTTTCTACCGTGAGGAAAGTCATACCGGTGTACCCTCCAGTGGAAAAGATCCAGAAGGCTAATATTGTGCAAACTTTAGCCAAGAAGGACCTCGATACCAAGCTAGACCCTAGTGGTTGGAGACGGAAACTTGTGGGAAAGTCTCCAAAGGACAGTATAAGTGCTGGAGACGTTGTTCGTGTGGTATACGATTCTAAAAAATGCTCTTATGACAACTTTGTGGGTTATGTGCTAGCTGTGAACCGTAAAAATCTCATCCAAGATGCTTCGCTGCAATTGAGAAACCAGATCTCCAAAACGGCAGTTGAGGCTACAATTCCAATCTTTTCCCCTTTGATAGAGAGAATCGATATCCTAAGAAAGGCGGACAGCAGGAGAAAGAGAAACAGACATTATTACATCAGAGGCACCAAACTGGATGTTGGTGATTTGGAGGCCTCCTTGAGGAAAAAGAGGTAG
- the TIM23 gene encoding protein transporter TIM23 (similar to Saccharomyces cerevisiae TIM23 (YNR017W); ancestral locus Anc_6.312) — translation MSWIFGGKSSSQKQEDNTALGFDPAQVSNVSNIISAPGVLDPSRLHPLAGLEKGVEYLDLEEEQLSTLEGSQGLIPSRGWTDDLCYGTGAVYLIGLGLGGSYGFFEGLRNIPPNSPGKLQLNTVLNHVTRRGPFLGNNMGVLALTYNLVNSSIDAFRGKHDVPGSIVAGALTGAIFKSSRGLKAIGYSSAMMAGAAATWCGVKKTILE, via the coding sequence ATGTCGTGGATATTTGGCGGAAAGTCCAGTTCGCAGAAGCAGGAGGATAATACGGCACTTGGGTTTGATCCTGCCCAAGTTTCAAATGTTTCAAATATAATTTCGGCACCTGGAGTGCTGGATCCATCGCGGTTGCATCCTTTGGCTGGATTGGAGAAAGGTGTGGAGTATTTGGACCTCGAGGAAGAACAGTTATCAACACTTGAAGGTTCCCAGGGTTTGATTCCTTCGCGTGGTTGGACTGACGATCTTTGTTACGGTACTGGTGCTGTGTATTTAATCGGTTTGGGTCTTGGTGGTTCATATGGGTTCTTTGAAGGGCTGCGTAACATTCCACCCAATAGTCCGGGAAAACTACAACTAAATACCGTTTTGAATCATGTTACGAGACGGGGTCCCTTCTTGGGTAACAATATGGGTGTTCTAGCGCTTACTTATAACTtggtcaattcatcgatcgATGCTTTTAGAGGTAAACACGACGTGCCGGGTTCTATAGTGGCTGGTGCTTTGACTGGTGCGATTTTCAAGTCTTCTAGAGGGCTGAAAGCCATTGGTTACTCATCGGCTATGATGGCCGGTGCCGCGGCTACATGGTGCGGTGTGAAGAAAACGATCTTGGAGTGA